In Alkalihalobacillus sp. TS-13, the following are encoded in one genomic region:
- a CDS encoding sigma-54-dependent Fis family transcriptional regulator codes for MPFKLPQVKELLKNDFTFQEKATKQANMNERLTFFYKNDELFSQYKQKSPQKSTWITSDCSTEELIEFLTDHAFVLVKDQKNNPIGYIDRGTFFRNLYMSYQCLFAYYDAIMETMEASVSVVDNNGIVRVWTEKAEEIFSINKENILGKPMTDFFDKDKLEILETLKTGKALHRHQHLARADRFVLINTAPIKIGGKTIGAVASEIDTTSQVKLNQELSQTSAKLHHLERQVAELNLSTNPFEKIRGSSRSLKKTINKTKRLASTNATVLIQGESGVGKELFAKAIHDLREKKSAPFIPINCGAIPSSLFESELFGYERGAFSGADQKGKKGKIELAKGGTLFLDEIGELPLEMQVKLLRVIQERSYYAVGGTKELQADIRIIAATNQDLKKLITEGKFREDLYYRLNVVNLVIPPLKDRTEDIIELTHYFLYEFSTKYHRPIHGISQQIMKDLLNHTWPGNVRELRNVIERLVVFSVDGVLQREDLPFLEEEHRNRRFVNPHSDQGLKEQLEDCEREIIINTLKKMSGKKQVTADSLGITRATLYNRMKRLNIPM; via the coding sequence ATGCCTTTTAAACTGCCACAGGTTAAAGAGCTTCTGAAGAATGATTTTACGTTTCAAGAAAAAGCTACTAAACAAGCAAATATGAATGAACGATTAACTTTTTTCTATAAAAATGACGAACTTTTCTCTCAGTACAAGCAAAAAAGCCCACAAAAAAGCACCTGGATAACCTCAGATTGTAGTACGGAGGAATTGATTGAATTTTTGACTGATCATGCCTTTGTATTAGTGAAGGATCAAAAAAATAACCCCATCGGTTACATTGATCGAGGTACATTTTTCAGAAACCTTTACATGTCCTATCAATGCTTATTTGCCTATTACGATGCCATCATGGAAACGATGGAAGCCTCCGTTTCAGTAGTAGACAATAATGGAATCGTAAGGGTTTGGACTGAAAAAGCGGAGGAAATCTTCTCGATAAATAAAGAAAATATACTCGGAAAACCGATGACAGATTTTTTTGATAAAGATAAGCTCGAAATATTAGAGACTTTAAAAACGGGAAAAGCACTTCACCGTCACCAACACTTAGCTAGGGCTGATCGATTTGTATTGATCAATACCGCTCCAATCAAAATTGGCGGAAAAACGATTGGTGCCGTGGCTTCTGAAATCGATACAACCAGTCAAGTAAAGCTGAATCAGGAGTTGTCCCAGACATCTGCAAAACTCCACCACCTGGAACGCCAGGTAGCTGAATTGAATTTATCCACCAACCCTTTTGAAAAAATCAGAGGGAGCAGCAGATCTTTAAAGAAAACAATCAACAAAACAAAGCGACTCGCTTCGACGAATGCGACAGTTCTGATCCAAGGAGAAAGCGGTGTAGGAAAGGAACTATTTGCAAAAGCAATACATGATCTTAGAGAGAAAAAGTCAGCTCCCTTCATTCCAATCAATTGTGGTGCAATTCCGTCTTCATTATTCGAAAGTGAGTTATTCGGTTATGAAAGAGGGGCATTTTCAGGCGCAGATCAGAAAGGGAAAAAAGGAAAGATTGAACTGGCTAAAGGAGGGACACTTTTTTTAGATGAGATTGGTGAATTGCCACTTGAGATGCAGGTCAAACTTCTCAGGGTGATTCAAGAGAGGTCTTATTATGCAGTAGGTGGAACCAAAGAACTCCAAGCTGATATCCGTATCATTGCGGCGACAAATCAGGACCTGAAAAAACTGATAACGGAAGGGAAATTCAGAGAAGACTTATACTATCGATTGAATGTCGTCAACCTTGTCATCCCTCCTCTAAAAGATCGGACCGAGGACATTATTGAGTTGACCCACTACTTTTTATATGAATTCTCCACAAAGTATCACCGGCCAATCCATGGCATCTCTCAACAAATCATGAAAGATTTATTGAACCATACCTGGCCCGGGAACGTCCGGGAGCTTCGGAACGTGATCGAACGATTGGTTGTATTTTCAGTTGATGGAGTCCTTCAGAGAGAAGACTTGCCGTTCCTGGAAGAAGAACACCGGAACAGACGATTTGTGAATCCTCATAGCGATCAAGGGTTAAAAGAACAACTGGAGGATTGTGAAAGGGAAATCATCATAAATACACTAAAGAAAATGTCTGGTAAAAAACAAGTTACAGCTGATTCACTAGGCATTACCAGAGCCACTCTTTATAACAGGATGAAACGGTTGAATATCCCAATGTAA